gaggctgagggagctgggggtgttgaggctggagaagaggaggctcaggggagacctcctgactgtctgcaagtccctgccaggaggttggagccaggtgggggtggggctgttctgccaggaagcagcagtaggacaagagggctgggtcttgagctgtgccaggggaggtttaggttggatattgggaagcaataTTTTTCCTGGGAGAGtagtcaggccttggaatgggctgggcagggagggggtggagtcagcgtccctggaggtgttgaaggtgagagtggatgtggcctcagtgccatggtctgggaagcacggtCGGGTTGGATCAAGggatggacttgatgatcttggaggtcttttccaacccgagtgattctgtgattctgtgattgccattcctatgacagcacatgcttgaggctctatccccagggtgatagagatgtctgtccatatctatctccaaggttagtctgtgaatgtgtggtgttagaaaagcaggctgagttctgggctggttgtaaaaggagaaagaagcccagaggccagtgcaagcaggcagccctcagcttgcacctgatgtcccctccctgcaggttcctgtccttgagcccaggccctgaggtgaggctgagaagtggcgcggaggtgagcccagagctgtccctgaggtgaggctgagaataagtgcaaggcagaggtgctgctgaggaaggagagccccgtggtggggaagaggcgAAGGTGCCCATcccgagaaggtgctgtgtccatcccctgtgtgccaggtgagctggggctttgctgcagagctgcgggcgctgatttgagcgtctccaagtgctgagatcgtgggcacccaggaacacaaactgtgcctggccacggagcctgcaaggaggagcagagacagccctggcagtgtggggggccaggttgtccctgtgccttcccctgcaggccctggctgtccctgctgggcccctgtccatccccatcaggtccctgcccgtcccccccgggctgagctccccccaggaagtgccgtggagctgaagctgctgccatcccccccctgcagccgctgccccagccaagggagcagcaaaggcagggccaggagcagaggcagcagcaggggagccctggggggaccgggaagctcttgtgtgggtcaggaaagaggcgctgggcacgaggccggggctgtgctgagcaggcccagccctcacatccccccagccaacgccggctgcccggggggcttgggagggacccccagcccatgtgccccacactgagctggcagagagagagccaagggacagggccacgggcagggccacgggtgagggacaggcagggccattgcagggccacggtgagggcagagcctgtggcagcagagctgcccagggccgggggcagccgggggtgttggtaccagccagtgctggggccaagcagagcacgaggcctcttgcagacccctggagcagcctcccacttgccagccccgccctggtggtgtgacactgtcccctccctacaggacactcccaCAGAACTCTTTgggggggccttttgtgtctttTGCTGGTTCCTGATTCcttctggggacctgagggagcctctgcaatcccatccatggggcacaatctcctgtGCAGAGtttgactcactgcagactttgcagggaaatctgtgctggcagctgcatcctgagcccaaGGTCAGTTTGTATCCTAGagtgctgatccatcctggggacccaagggatcctctgccactccatccatgcagcaggagtcaccctcctgcccttgactccctgcagaggaacaagtgccatctctctgtttgggagaagccagatgctgcccctgggccatcagaagtggtgctgaagcctctttcagcccagcccctggtgcagttttctcatcccctcaccgagtgcccgctcccccagccggcactgaccaaccagggcgtttggcacacgtggtttggtggtttggagaaacagccccggactggcagggggccagagaacctcgaggaacagccctggtgAGGTGCCTGCACTGACAGAGGCCAGGGGATCGCTGCTCCATGGAACTGactggagctctgggtgaacGTGAGCTGAAGTGTCTGTGACCTGTGGATGagtccaggatggagcagagacccccctgcagcccgggagGAGCCCTCACCAGAGTaggggatgcccaaaggaggctgggAGCCCGTCagaagcccctgcagagccaaGGAAGCAAAGCCCTTGTTTCCCAGGGTGTCGCCTCGCCCCAGTTTGgttttggaagatttttttggtctaatcttcatatttttgaggttttcttagctgaatctcaactttttgcagtttgggggggcaggggtCTTCCTGCTGTTTCTGAATCTCAttgttttttgcctgaatcttgttggtttgggtttttctgggctgaatcttggtgttttggaggtttttatggtcacaggatgcccagtgagttctagagatggccttgggcaggaggaacccccaagccaacgcgctcagcccttgttttccccccatcaggatttgtccttcccaaagcttgggcggatggaggaggaggctgcgaggaagaggaagatgccttgggccccccaggcaggtgaggaggaagtcagtgtccctttgggcgggtgttgtgctggctctgtcagccgagcatggccccggctgcaggacaaccccgctggcgccgccgtcctgccggggccggagttggggggatgtccttggccttccctgtgggccggaggcaaatcccctgcctgtccttcttgcttcctgccccaggccccgagctgaggacggagagcccggaggacaaatccccccgtgagaccctggtggtagaggccgttttgaagggctccccggcgcaggaaggcagcggggaggaaaagggccggagatccccccgcaggaggggctccaaagccagcccagggtgctctgaggaggaaagagccagcctgtgccgggaagggggccggagcttgagggggagctctgacctggtggtccctgagcaacctcccatcagggagaagcccttcaggtgcttggaatgtgggaagagcttcaggacaAGCACtgacctcctcacccaccagcacatccacactggggaacggccttacccgtgtggggaatgtgggaagagcttcaggaacagctccagcctgatccgacacaagcgcatccacactggggaacggccctacacatgtagagaatgtgggaagagcttcagccggagGTACTACCTcttcacccaccagcacatccacactggggaacggccctacacgtgtggggagtgtgggaagagcttcattGACAGCTCCGGCCTGCACGTGCACCGTCGCATTcccactggggaacagccctacaagTGTGTGGAGTGTGGGAAAAGTTTCAGGATCATCTCCAACCTCCGTACCCACCAGCTCAgccacactggggaacgaccctacatatgtggggaatgtgggaagagcttcaggagcagctcctgcctgatccaacaccagcacatccacactggaaaacggccctacacgtgtggggaatgtgggaaggggtttcagaccagctcagatctcctgAAGCACAAGCCAACACACACAGGGGAGTGGGCCTTGCACTGCACctactgcgggaagggcttcaaccggaactccacccttgtcacccaccggcgcatccacactggagagaggccctacaagtgtggggagtgtgggaagaggtttcagaccagctcaagtctcctcaggcatgagcagacacacacggatgagaggcccttccgctgcaccgactgcgggaagggcttcaaactgaactcccaccttgtcaggcaccggcgcatccacaccggggagaggccctacaagtgtggggagtgtgggaagagcttcacccagagctctgccttgaccagacaccaacggacccactggtaagggaagccctaccagtgccccgactgcagaAGAGCTAGCTTCGGCGCTTCAGCCGCTGCTTCCACCTTGAATGAACCCCCTGGtgttgaggcaacccctggagtccagtgactgtcagtccatcccttc
This Pseudopipra pipra isolate bDixPip1 chromosome W, bDixPip1.hap1, whole genome shotgun sequence DNA region includes the following protein-coding sequences:
- the LOC135405301 gene encoding zinc finger protein 501-like, encoding MAPAAGQPRWRRRPAGAGVGGMSLAFPVGRRQIPCLSFLLPAPGPELRTESPEDKSPRETLVVEAVLKGSPAQEGSGEEKGRRSPRRRGSKASPGCSEEERASLCREGGRSLRGSSDLVVPEQPPIREKPFRCLECGKSFRTSTDLLTHQHIHTGERPYPCGECGKSFRNSSSLIRHKRIHTGERPYTCRECGKSFSRRYYLFTHQHIHTGERPYTCGECGKSFIDSSGLHVHRRIPTGEQPYKCVECGKSFRIISNLRTHQLSHTGERPYICGECGKSFRSSSCLIQHQHIHTGKRPYTCGECGKGFQTSSDLLKHKPTHTGEWALHCTYCGKGFNRNSTLVTHRRIHTGERPYKCGECGKRFQTSSSLLRHEQTHTDERPFRCTDCGKGFKLNSHLVRHRRIHTGERPYKCGECGKSFTQSSALTRHQRTHW